A stretch of Amycolatopsis balhimycina FH 1894 DNA encodes these proteins:
- a CDS encoding acetaldehyde dehydrogenase (acetylating): protein MAPVMAAIVGPGNIGTDLLAKLRRSEVLEVGYVVGVVESDGLERARAQGIPASAEGVDWLLRQDPLPELVFEATSAKAHAANAPRYEEAGIQAIDLTPAHLGPMVCPPVNLGAHLEAPNVSMITCGGQATIPMVHAVSRVTPVPYAEIVASVASRGAGPGTRANIDEFTRTTSQAVAEIGGAGRGKAIIILNPVEPPMIMRDTVFCAIGIDADREAVTASIHEMVAEVQQYVPGYSLRADPQFDDAREDWDGNARVGIFLEVRGNGDYLPEYAGNLDIMTAAAARVGELMARAKQEVPA from the coding sequence ATGGCTCCCGTGATGGCGGCGATCGTCGGCCCCGGCAACATCGGCACCGATTTGCTGGCGAAGCTGCGACGCAGTGAAGTACTCGAAGTCGGTTACGTGGTCGGCGTGGTCGAGTCCGACGGTCTCGAACGCGCCCGCGCCCAGGGCATCCCGGCCTCCGCGGAAGGCGTCGACTGGCTGCTGCGCCAGGATCCCCTGCCGGAGCTGGTGTTCGAAGCGACGTCGGCGAAGGCGCACGCCGCGAACGCGCCGCGGTACGAGGAGGCGGGCATCCAGGCGATCGACCTGACCCCGGCGCACCTCGGCCCGATGGTGTGCCCGCCGGTGAACCTCGGCGCGCACCTCGAAGCCCCGAACGTCTCGATGATCACCTGCGGCGGGCAGGCCACGATCCCCATGGTGCACGCCGTTTCCCGGGTCACGCCGGTGCCGTACGCGGAGATCGTCGCGTCGGTCGCTTCGCGCGGCGCGGGTCCGGGGACGCGGGCGAACATCGACGAGTTCACGCGCACGACGTCACAGGCGGTGGCCGAGATCGGCGGGGCAGGGCGCGGCAAGGCGATCATCATCCTCAACCCGGTCGAACCGCCGATGATCATGCGGGACACGGTGTTCTGCGCGATCGGGATCGACGCCGACCGCGAAGCCGTTACCGCGTCGATCCACGAAATGGTCGCCGAGGTGCAGCAGTACGTCCCCGGCTACTCCCTGCGCGCGGATCCGCAGTTCGACGACGCGCGCGAGGACTGGGACGGGAACGCACGGGTCGGGATCTTCCTCGAGGTCCGCGGCAACGGCGACTACCTGCCCGAGTACGCCGGCAACCTGGACATCATGACCGCCGCGGCCGCCCGGGTCGGCGAGCTGATGGCGCGCGCGAAGCAGGAGGTGCCGGCGTGA